A section of the Trachemys scripta elegans isolate TJP31775 chromosome 10, CAS_Tse_1.0, whole genome shotgun sequence genome encodes:
- the GPR146 gene encoding probable G-protein coupled receptor 146, translating into MWHCEAFNSTKNSENQHLCHDFHLVLFIFSLLYLIICFPVGFCYNALLVLVNLCNKATMTMPDVYFVNIAIAGLIISAMAPMYLLGPANTKWAIWNINNEVYITLLILFNVSSLVIMYSTTLLSLDYYIERALPRTYMSSVYNTKHVCGFIWGGAMLTSFSSLLFYVCNHVSTKIIECSKMQNKEAADAIMVFIGYVVPALAVLYAFVLILRIRHEATPLDQDTGRLDPSMHRLLIATVCTQFTLWTPYYVTLLVNTFINVQGKLTDENYIRILRFMKGLSKLLAFSSSFVMPLLYRYINKNFPHKLRRLLKRIHCGNQGCSHERTVVQQVMT; encoded by the coding sequence ATGTGGCACTGTGAAGCTTTCAATAGTACCAAGAACAGCGAGAACCAGCATCTCTGCCATGACTTCCATCTGGTTCTTTTCATCTTTTCCCTACTCTACCTCATCATCTGTTTTCCAGTTGGCTTTTGTTACAATGCCCTGCTGGTCCTAGTTAATCTCTGTAACAAAGCAACTATGACAATGCCGGATGTTTACTTTGTCAATATTGCAATTGCTGGCCTCATCATCAGTGCGATGGCACCAATGTACCTTCTAGGACCTGCCAATACAAAATGGGCCATCTGGAATATTAACAATGAAGTTTATATTACATTACTCATTTTATTCAATGTTTCATCTTTAGTTATCATGTACTCTACTACATTGCTCAGCCTGGACTACTACATTGAACGTGCTTTACCAAGAACTTATATGTCAAGCGTGTACAACACAAAACACGTCTGTGGGTTCATCTGGGGAGGAGCTATGCTTACAAGTTTTTCATCTCTCTTATTCTACGTCTGCAATCATGTCTCCACTAAAATAATTGAATGTTCCAAGATGCAAAACAAAGAAGCAGCAGATGCCATTATGGTTTTTATTGGGTATGTCGTACCAGCTCTTGCTGTACTGTACGCATTTGTGTTAATTTTGCGAATACGTCATGAAGCTACACCACTGGACCAAGACACTGGAAGATTAGATCCTTCAATGCACAGGCTTTTGATTGCTACAGTCTGTACACAGTTTACATTATGGACACCCTACTATGTAACTCTTTTGGTAAACACATTTATTAATGTGCAAGGAAAACTTACAGATGAGAATTACATTCGAATATTACGTTTTATGAAGGGTTTATCAAAATTGTTGGCTTTCTCAAGTAGTTTTGTAATGCCTCTACTCTACCGATATATTAACAAAAACTTTCCCCACAAATTACGACGGCTGCTTAAAAGAATACACTGTGGAAATCAAGGATGTTCTCATGAACGCACAGTAGTTCAGCAAGTTATGACGTAG